The region AGCTTTGTGAAGGGTGTGGTGGACTCGGACGACCTTCCCCTAAATGTTTCCAGGGAGATTCTTCAGGAGAGCCGAATTGTAAGGAATTTATTGCTTATCGCGAAATTTTAATCGTATTATAACTTGTCATTCCTTTTAAATTAACAGATTTATTCGTTTTTCTTCATCCAGGTGAGGATAATGAGGAAAAGACTCGTTAGGAAAGCATTCGACATGATTCAAGATCTTTCTGAGAGTGAGAGCAAAGAGGTTGGTTGATTGTGAATGAATGAAAGAAAGTAAATGcatctttttcttattttctgcaACTTAAACCTATGCCATTGGTGTAATTTAGGATTACAAAAAATTCTGGGAGAATTTTGGTAAGTTTTTGAAGCTGGGTTGCATCGAGGACACTGGGAACCACAAGAGAATAACACCATTGTTGAGATTTCTGTCTTCCAAGAGCGACGAAGACCTGATAAGTTTGGATGATTATATCGAGAACATGGGTGAGAATCAGAAGGCTATCTATTACTTGGCAACAGACAGCTTAAAAAGTGCTAAATCTGCTCCTTTCGTGGAAAAATTAATACAGAAAGGCATTGAGGTATGTTCACAAACTGAAATCGGCAAGTCCTACTTTCTCTGGTGATATGTTAATGGGTTGTTTGGAATGGAGCATAAACTCATCCATTTGCTTGATCAGTCGAATGTACTCCAGCCTCGTTCTTGTTCAGTTTGGAGTGTATGTCATGCTTCTGTATGTCATGCAATGCATCACACAAGCTTATCACTTATATATGCAGGTTCTTTACTTAGTCGAGCCAATTGATGAAGTTGCGATCCAGAATTTAGATACATACAAAGGGAAAAAATTTGTTGACATCAGCAAGGAAGATCTGGAGCTTGGTCAGTATCTCTTACTATTCAAAACTGATTTAAATTGATTTGTTAACCGAAATGTTTGTTTTCTATTTAAAAACGAAATGTTTGTTTTCTGGATGAGCTTTTATCGACACTGAGGTTATGCTCGCATCTGAACGACACAGGTGATGAAGATGAGGTGAGTGAAAGGGAAAATAAGCAAGAGTATAATCTCCTCTGCGATTGGATCAAACAACAGCTTGGCGAAAAGGTAGCTAAAGTTCAAGTCTCGAAACGTTTAGCCTCATCCCCATGTGTGCTTGTTTCCGGCAAATTTGGATGGTCAGCCAACATGGAAAGGTGCTGTTTTTACTCATGTACATGTATTGATTTGCAAAGGCCTTATTATATTGTTTCTAATAGCTACAGCTACCCTCCATTTTTTGATCCTTGGGCAGATTAATGAGAGCACAAACACTTGGCGACCAATCGAGTCTCGAATTCATGAGGGGTCGAAGAATACTTGAGATCAATCCAGATCATCCAGTCGTCAAGGATTTAAACGTATGATAAATGCAtatttcaaaattcaagacCTAATCTTCTCTTTCTACATCAAATTTAGTCAGCCATTTGCCTTTTATTTTTTGCAGGCCGCTTGCAAGAACGCCCCTGAGAATGTAGACGCCAAGAGGGCTGTCGAACTTCTATACGATACGGCCTTAATCTCCAGTGGATTCACTGTAAGTATCAGAAATCATTACACAAATCTATCCTCTTATATTGTCCTTGTCTAAAATTTCTCCTCACTTGCTGTAACGACAGCCTGATAGCCCTGCCGAGCTCAGCAACAAGATATACGAAATGATGGCGATGGCCCTCGGTGGAAGATGGGGGAGATCGGAGGATGACGAGGAGGGTGAAAGTGCTGAACCGAATCCCACCTCAGAGGCTGTCAAATCGCAGGTCGTCGAGCCGTCGGAAGTGAGGACTGAGAGTGATCCTTGGAGTGACTAAATTTTTGTGCCACAGTTGGAAGAAACATACATGGTAGGGCTTCTGATGATGCAAAATTTTCTAAAACATTTTATTGTTTTGCTTTTTTACAAGTTAATTATTTACACTTTTATTTGAGATATCTATTTAACCagttgtgtgtgtgagagagatagagagagaactTGTTTATTATTGCAAAAATATGTAGTAAGTAGTAAATAAAATCTAAATCAATGTTTCTTGATCAATTTTGCACACACAGcgaccattttcacaaaattttttttctgaacAATCGCTATTCTTGAGTGGATTACCACACTCTTCATGGCCAATGCATCTCATTCCAATTTTTGGAATTCCAAAACCAAAACTAATCAATTGTCGTGAAGCTGCATCGCACGATGGTGATGAACCTATTCATTGGAGAATAAGTcagataattttaattataatcaCAGCAAATAGTTTTTTTTGGTGAATTTAACAAATAGAAGAAAATTTACTATATAAATTGGATTTAAGAACGGGAAAGACAAACCTAGGATGAACGCCATGAACATGCAAGCCAAGCAAACAACCTTAGTAGAAGCCATTCCTCTTCGATGATGAtagtaattattaattttttagtagTAGTACAATTTTAATGTCTGGAGCCTTTATAGAGTGTGACAATGTTCTTCTTATAATATGATCCTGAAAATTGGTTACTAATTTATGTGATTTTATAAAGTCTTGGCAATCGCATTAAAATCTGATTATGGCGGTAGTTGGCGTAGTaggattgttttgatgttgaggaAATATTTAAACAAAACTTGTATGCTGATTATGTGGATATTTACACTATTTTGATTTGATAATATATGATTAATAGCGGTTATATAGAATAATGAGTCTTTGCAAatgttttattataattattattattattattattattattattattattattattttctcatACTTTCAGACAAGACTCCTTTCGTCTAATAATAGATGTCATATTCGGATGATGACGTAGGAATTTAgcagatgttgttttgtgtgttatgtggtgaaagaaaatatatttttatttattgatgtgagagaaaaaatttcaaaaaaaatatgacatctttcataaaataaacttaaaagaaaaatgtgacatcttttggcACATTTTCGGCATCACCGACGCCTATTGTTGGAACTGCATTAGTTAATGTAGTTCATCATAATATaggattgttttgatttttaGGTAATATTCAACAAATATTTAGGTATATATTTACACTATTCTGATAATATAgtattaatactactaatatttatgtttttgtagAGTATTTgcataatgttttattattattacattttaTCGCCAGAAATTGTTTTTTAATGTTTAGTATATTATTCAAATTCACTCTTCTAGTTttggacttttttttaaaaccgaTGATAAATGACTATTTAATTGGTTTAACAATTTgcgtttatttattaaaatatattccctttgtccaataaattttgtcacactttgatcgggcaagagttttaaaaaatgtaataatgaaaagtgagtggatataagtcctatttttatatattaattttataataaaatgtgagtgaaaatgatttagtggaatatgagatccactagtaaaatgtgacaaattttgtgggacggacgaaaatgaaaaatgtgaaaaacTTTCATGGACGGGGGTacaatttatctatttttattctTCTCCTTTTCTACCTAGTCTTTTTCTGTTAAATTgggagaagaaagaaaaagagaaggaaagaaagaggaataataaagaaaaatagataaatttaaAGTACAGTAGTTTAAATAaatctaccaaaaaaaaatggaaattagtaATAAATTGGGCTTAGGTTTTGGAAGGGTTTAAAGCGGCCATAGCCTCCGGTTTGTCTCTCCTCTCCTCTGTTGAACCCTCCGCGATCTAAAATGCTCTAATTCCgccattttttttatctcttttgcTCAGTTGGTTCATCCGTCGCAATATGTGGAGAAATCTATCCAAACATTCTTCTCTGAGAAGGTTTAAGATTTTAGCAGAATCCAACTCACCAATCAATGCGTTTACCTCAGCTAAATCCTCTCAGCATTCAATCCTTTGTGAGGAGGCCACACATTTCCAGACCCGGCGCGGTGAAAGCACAGGCAGCTCAGAATTAGGTTTTTTCCAAGATACAACCTTGCGACGGAAGCGCGATGTGGGACCTCTTAAACGCGGGTTCTCCACTGACCCTTTCAGATTTCCTTTGTATACAAGAGGTTACGCCGCCGCAGCCGAGGCTTTAGTGTCGACTTCCGAAGAAGAGGTTGATGAAATTCAGGAATTGGTGGATGAGCTTAACAAAGAAATCGATGCAAGAAGCCCAGAAATGAACCAGGGGCGGAGGCAGCCGCAGAAACTGGTGGGAGGGATGGGGTTGGGGAAGTACAATATTCTTAGGAGGAGGCAGATCAAGACGGAGACGGAGGCGTGGGAGGAGGCGGCGAAGGAGTACCAAGAGCTTTTAGTTGACATGTGCGAGCAAAAATTGGCTCCTAACTTGCCTTACATCAAGTCCTTGTTCTTGGGGTGGTTTGAGCCTTTGAGAGATGCGATTGCTGCTGAGCAAGACTTGTGCCAGGATGGAAAGAACAGGGCTGCCTATGCGCCTTACTTTGATCAGCTGCCTGCAGATATGATGGCAGTTATTACAATGCATAAGTTGATGGCTCTGTTGATGACTGGAGGAGGCAATGGCAGTGCCAGAGTTGTACAAGCAGCATGTCATATTGGCGAAGCCATCGAACATGAGGTTGGCTTGAGAAATAGACGTACAATTGCCATTTCGATTTATTTGGTTTACACTGTATATTTACTCATGCTAGATGATTGTTTGCAGTAAGTAGATGACTAATGGAAATTAATGTCCTGGATGTTCAATGATCAATGTTTATTATTGAGCAGGTTAGGATTCATAAGTTTTTGGAGAACTGCAAGAGGAAAAATGCATTAAATAGAACTTGTGATGAGGAACCTGATGCTGGGGCTAAGGAGCAAGAGAGACTAAAGAAAAAGGTCCAGCTTTTGATGAAGAAACAAAAGGTACAGCAAGTCAGGAGAATAGTAAGCCGGCAAGATGATTTGAAGGCCTGGGGACAGGATGCTCAAGTCAAGGTAATTGGCATAGTACCCCCAAGTTCTTGTGTGTATAGATGCTGCTGTACTATTGCATTTATGTCTGTATTAGTTTTTCATTTGCTCAAGGTTATTTGACACATCTTTCTTAGAAGTAAGACTGAAGACGCGTACACGGTATATTTTATAGGTTGGCAGTCGGTTGATTCAGATATTAATGGAAACTGCCTACATACAACCTCCGGTTGATCAGATGGAGGATACCCCTCCTGATGTCCGACCTGCATTTGTGCACACGCTCAAATCTGTTGAAACAGTGTGAGTGCGACTGCATGGTTCCTATTTGAGATTTTGAAACAGTGTGACTACCTTATTTTACAAATATAAACTGCTCGGGGCTGTTTTCATGATGAACTTTTTGTAGGAAAGGGACCCGGAGATATGGGGTGATCGAGTGTGATCCTCTAGTTCGGAAAGGACTGGAAAAAACTGTAAGCATCAACATTTTGTAAGCTTTGAGCAGTTTTTGTACTTCTTGTTGATGATCAAAACgattttgctctcttttgagaAACACCGGATTCTAAgaaaattttatatttcttattttttctttacaGGCAAGGCACATGGTGATTCCATATATGCCAATGTTGGTTCCTCCATTAAATTGGACAGGGTATGCTGCTCTATGTTTCTCTCAGAAAAAAAGTTTTTATGTTCAGTAGTTTTGATGAGTGTTCATGATGTGCTGCCTTGGTCATTTTCTTACTAAATGACATGGTTTGCTACAAGCTATTTTCTTTCGGTAATGCAGTTGTTTTTTCCCTCTTTATATAATGATCATCTATGTTGTTATATCTCCAAGGAAAGTCTGGGATGTTAATCATGTTATTAGGGTTATATCTTTTTGGTGGTAACAGAAGTGAAGAAACTTACAAGTATGCTATTATGTAAATTGTTGATCTTAATAAGTGGGAGGTTGGTTGTGGAAGCAAGATGTGGTCTTGGTGGAATGACTAAAGTATCATAAACTAAGGGTACAAAATGAGCTCAACTGAGGGAGGGCTTCCAAAATGTGCTTTGGATTTTTCAGAGCGGTGAGCGTGTATCTATTTTTCCTAATATGGCCATAGCTTTTAACTGATTGTAATCCTGGCAGCCACTTGTAGTGTTTATAGAGAAACTTCCTGCTTGATATCAttggtgtatatatatatatctaatttCTTCCTAAGGAGTCTAGCTAATCcagtgttatcaatctcgtatggcggcttatggcggttcgcctaaaaaccgccacagggatatggcgtattagtatatggcggatatggcggtcaataattaaataaataaaataatgcttattatttatacataattcaaaaattggaaaataacaaaaatataacatctaaaactcttaaaacaattaataaagcataaaatacagCTCTaacatccatgtttcttgcataatgccccattcctaaatgcagtacacacgcaatgttgtcaaatggcggatatggcggtgctatggcagcgccATGTTGCTATAGCATTTCCACCAcagaacgccatgccatagcgccatggcgccgccatatccgctatttgataacattgagCTAATCCATCAACATAATCATCCCCTAAACATAGGACCTTTAAAAATGGAACTTTCGAATGACTTTACCGACGAGAGTGCTCGTGAACATGATTTAGAGTTTGCTGTTATGTTGCATATATTGTAAACAAAAGCTGGCCCTACAACTTTATTAATATTCTGAATTGTTGGTAGGTATGAGCGAGGTGCTTATCTATTTCTACCGTCATATATTATGCGAACACATGGAGCAAAACAGCAACGCGAGGCTGTTAAAAGAACTCAAAAGGAACAATTAGAACCTGTCTATCAGGTGCCACTTTGTACTTTCTTCTGCATTATTtcttgtaaatttgtaatttggatttggtgtattttctattttgttttcattctccattgagaagcttctaattttattattatcttaTCCAGGCCCTTAACACTCTAGGCAGTACTAAGTGGAGAGTGAACAAAAGAATATTGAGTCTTGTGGACAGAATCTGGGCTAATGGAGGTCAGCTTGCTGACTTGGTAGACCGTGAAGATGTAAGTAATGTTTGCatggaaaaaatgatataatgcattttcctttctctttaAAATCTCAATGTTCTTTGTTGGAAGAGGTTTCTATTATCTTTTAGTTTCTATATTCCTCTCACACAGTTGACAAAACAATGATATTTTTTGCTTTAAGTTCATTGATGTCCCCTCATCTGATGGTTGGTCAGGTCCCTTTACCAGAGGAACCTGATACAGAAGATGAATCAGAAATAAAGAAATGGAGGTGGAAAGTTAAAGCTGTGAAAAAGGAGAACAGTGAAAGGCATTCACAGCGGTGTGATATAGAACTTAAACTTACTGTAAGAAGCTCCTTCTGTTAGTTTGAATGGCACTTAGTAAAATTCTGCAgtattgcatattaattaataacCTTTATGGAAGAGTAGGTGGCCAGAAAAATGAAGGACGAAGAAGGATTTTACTACCCTCACAATTTAGATTTCCGAGGGCGTGCATATCCCATGCATCCGTATCTGAACCATCTTGGTTCTGACCTCTGCCGGGGAATATTAGAATTTGCAGAAGGTCGTCCGCTTGGCAAGTCTGGCTTACGCTGGTTAAAAATACATCTAGCAAATTTATACGGTGGTGGCGTTGACAAATTGCCTTATGAGGGTCGGGTATCATTTACTGAAAACCATCTGGAGGATATATTTGACTCTGCTGATCGGCCTCTTGAAGGGAGACGATGGTGGTTAAATGCAGAGGATCCTTTCCAATGCTTGGCCACTTGCATGAGCCTGTCTGAGGCATTAAGAAGTCCATATCCTGAGACTGCAATATCACATATGCCTGTCCACCAGGTAATAGATTTTCAAGTCCGACTTTAGATAATAGATTAACGGAAGTTTTACTATATGGCTAGCATTTAAGTTCCAAAGCTTACTTATTTTTTccctgcaagtttaattttgttAAAGATTTGTTACCTGCATTCCGTTTGAGCAAAACTGTTCATTTCATTGTTTGAGCTGAACCTGCTTCCCTctttctattttcattttcaaggATGGTTCGTGTAATGGTTTGCAACACTATGCCGCTCTTGGAAGGGATAAGGTAATTAATTACATCACTAACTCAATCCATGTATAGTGCATAAAGATCTAGTGTCATGTTTCTTAGCATGCCTAATATCCGGAGGTGTCTGTCTTTCAACTAATTAATATTTGATTGTTTCACATTGATGTAACATTTTATTTCAAATGGATCGATTTGTGATATTTCTGAAAATTTTAATGTTACTGTTATGTATAAACATGTGTCTTAAGCATTGCAACTATATATTTCTTCATTTAATCATTACATCTATATACCTATTACCTATTAGGTTTGGAAGGATGAAATTCAGTTAATTGGAGAGTTACACAATGTTTCCTTCCCTTTTGACATGAAATTCATTATATTTATCTAGCTTGGAGCAGCTGCAGTCAATCTTGTTGCTGGAGATAAGCCAGCTGATGTTTACTCAGGGATAGCAGCAAGGTAAGTCTTAAAACCATGATGCGCTGTTTTCATTGTGACTTTAACTACTGACTTCATGCCTGTATTGCACAAGGGAATATCATAAATGACTTTGATTGTAAAAGTGGATTAAATACATACTCAATCACAGCTAAATTCTTGAACTAGGGGCTGCACTACACTCTCTTATTGCAAACATCTAGCCAAAACTTTAGTGTGCTTAATCTTGCTATTTTTTAATTCTGAGCTATGCTCATAGATGACTTATTTGGAGTAAATGACTTCAATGAACAATAATATAGTGATGTTACTTTGGACATTCCAGTCAAACTATCCAAGGCTAATTTTTCAGTGAAATGTTTCTGATGCAGAGTTCTTGAGATAATGAAGACAGATGCAGCTGGAGACCCTGATATTGATCCCAATGCCAAGCATGCTAGACTGCTAATTGATCAGGTTTATCTATATGTTTTTGTCTTTTATTATGTACTATAAAAGTAcaagtattttatttcaaaatagaATAGAAATTGCAGTTGTTTGTTTTTCCCCAGTTACTATGGTGTTATGTTTGACATGAATTTCTCTTGGTTTCTGTGAATTTGTAAGATTTCATTTTGACACACTGGCTTTGGTCAGTATGCTCATTGAATCTACTCTTAATTTGTCACAGGTGGATAGAAAGTTAGTTAAGCAAACAGTCATGACATCAGTGTATGGTGTCACATATATAGGTGCACGTGACCAAATCAAGAGGAGGTTAAAGGAGCGCCATGCTATGGATGATGATGCAGAGTTGTTTGCATGTGCTTGCTATGCTGCAAAAGTTAGTGCTTTCTGCTTCATCTTTCAGACTAATTTTTAAACTCGAACTGTTATGTGCTCCTCAAACGGCTTAGATGCCTTTTATGGTGGTACAAATTTCATCGTGCATTTATTCAAATTCCGACTTATAATGGTTTGTGCTAATATCCTTTGGAACTGTCAACAGACAACCTTAACTGCTTTAGGAGAAATGTTTGAGGCTGCAAGAAGTATAATGGGCTGGCTGGGAGACTGTGCAAAGGTTTGTCCActgtgttttctgtctctctCTTTAAGCTCGGAGTTTCTATTTATACCATTATGAACCCTGTGTTATGTGTGTCTGCAGATTATAGCAACAGAAAATGAACCAGTTCGTTGGACGACACCACTTGGGCTTCCTGTTGTCCAACCTTACCGCAAATTAGGAAAGCACATGGTATCTTGCTTTTTATAACCACTGGACCTCTTCTTTCAATGCCTGCATCAACTATAATTCAATTCAATAACCATTTCCTTCAAAATATTGATCATTGGTTTTCATGCAGATTAAGACTTCACTTCAGGTTTTAACTCTTCAACGCGAAACTGACAAGGTAGCTTTACATGttgtctcttctttttttcttcccCTGTCAAGAAGGTTATATAGTAAGAACAAAAGCAtcataatttgtattttttgcaATCATTTCTAGGTGATGACCAAG is a window of Salvia splendens isolate huo1 chromosome 3, SspV2, whole genome shotgun sequence DNA encoding:
- the LOC121794923 gene encoding DNA-directed RNA polymerase 1B, mitochondrial-like produces the protein MWRNLSKHSSLRRFKILAESNSPINAFTSAKSSQHSILCEEATHFQTRRGESTGSSELGFFQDTTLRRKRDVGPLKRGFSTDPFRFPLYTRGYAAAAEALVSTSEEEVDEIQELVDELNKEIDARSPEMNQGRRQPQKLVGGMGLGKYNILRRRQIKTETEAWEEAAKEYQELLVDMCEQKLAPNLPYIKSLFLGWFEPLRDAIAAEQDLCQDGKNRAAYAPYFDQLPADMMAVITMHKLMALLMTGGGNGSARVVQAACHIGEAIEHEVRIHKFLENCKRKNALNRTCDEEPDAGAKEQERLKKKVQLLMKKQKVQQVRRIVSRQDDLKAWGQDAQVKVGSRLIQILMETAYIQPPVDQMEDTPPDVRPAFVHTLKSVETVKGTRRYGVIECDPLVRKGLEKTARHMVIPYMPMLVPPLNWTGYERGAYLFLPSYIMRTHGAKQQREAVKRTQKEQLEPVYQALNTLGSTKWRVNKRILSLVDRIWANGGQLADLVDREDVPLPEEPDTEDESEIKKWRWKVKAVKKENSERHSQRCDIELKLTVARKMKDEEGFYYPHNLDFRGRAYPMHPYLNHLGSDLCRGILEFAEGRPLGKSGLRWLKIHLANLYGGGVDKLPYEGRVSFTENHLEDIFDSADRPLEGRRWWLNAEDPFQCLATCMSLSEALRSPYPETAISHMPVHQDGSCNGLQHYAALGRDKLGAAAVNLVAGDKPADVYSGIAARVLEIMKTDAAGDPDIDPNAKHARLLIDQVDRKLVKQTVMTSVYGVTYIGARDQIKRRLKERHAMDDDAELFACACYAAKTTLTALGEMFEAARSIMGWLGDCAKIIATENEPVRWTTPLGLPVVQPYRKLGKHMIKTSLQVLTLQRETDKVMTKRQRTAFPPNFVHSLDGSHMMMTAIACSQAGLSFAGVHDSYWTHACDVDQMNKILREKFVELYEAPILENLLESFEKSFPDLNFPSLPERGDFDLKEVLDSTYFFN